From a single Lolium rigidum isolate FL_2022 chromosome 7, APGP_CSIRO_Lrig_0.1, whole genome shotgun sequence genomic region:
- the LOC124679192 gene encoding uncharacterized protein LOC124679192: MDTVREEVWPMAAPQQQQQQGSAPRGPHPQQQNGRVDLRDLKAQMEKRLGPDRSRRYFGYLSTYLSQKLSKPDFDRMCLLTLGRENLRLHNRLIRSVLYNAYQAQCPPPPPDAARSAKKVSQAAAGAFSSCNGDARLLQVQGSRPVGAAVQDHQLKDRFRNMGPNGRVEAAAAASHTQVVRGGSAAPENGALSSVELKRSVSFQQHEAKHLRVDQLLPENVLKKRRVVSDAAADRSAQTSRSPLRAPLGIPFCSASAGGARKLLPPPVNAGEDPFTSCYEHGQLLNTEVLRKRMEKTAESMGLVGVTMDCAELLNNGLDSYLKNLIRSSVDLKGADVRNDARRGASYKQQHGHGKQINGAWLPNEVQMQSSSGQSEASHDSRSRRLISADDFRVAMQLNPQQLGENWPVLLEKICIRPSEEND; encoded by the coding sequence ATGGATACAGTCAGAGAGGAGGTCTGGCCAATGGCTGCaccccagcagcagcagcagcaggggtCGGCGCCTCGTGGTCCGCATCCGCAGCAGCAGAACGGCCGTGTCGATCTCCGGGACCTCAAGGCGCAGATGGAGAAGCGGCTGGGTCCGGACAGGTCGCGCCGCTACTTCGGCTACCTGAGCACCTACCTCTCGCAGAAGCTCAGCAAGCCCGATTTCGACAGGATGTGCCTGCTCACGCTGGGGCGCGAGAACCTCCGGCTGCACAACCGGCTCATCCGCTCCGTCCTCTACAACGCCTACCAGGCGCAGtgcccgccgccaccaccagatGCCGCGAGGTCGGCCAAGAAGGTTTCCCAGGCTGCTGCTGGAGCGTTCAGTTCTTGCAATGGGGATGCTAGGCTGCTACAGGTCCAAGGGTCCAGGCCTGTGGGCGCGGCAGTGCAAGATCATCAGTTGAAAGACCGGTTCAGAAACATGGGCCCGAATGGTAGGGtggaagctgctgctgctgccagtCACACCCAGGTTGTCCGTGGGGGTTCTGCGGCGCCGGAGAATGGCGCCCTGAGTTCAGTTGAGTTGAAGAGATCTGTGTCCTTTCAACAGCATGAAGCAAAGCATCTGCGCGTGGACCAGCTGCTCCCTGAGAACGTGCTTAAGAAGAGAAGAGTTGTGAGCGATGCAGCTGCGGATCGTTCTGCTCAGACGTCGAGAAGTCCTCTACGAGCTCCACTTGGGATCCCCTTTTGTTCAGCTAGTGCAGGTGGGGCAAGGAAGTTGTTGCCGCCACCGGTTAATGCAGGTGAAGATCCCTTTACCAGCTGCTATGAGCATGGCCAGCTGCTGAACACGGAGGTTCTGCGTAAGCGGATGGAGAAAACGGCAGAATCGATGGGTCTAGTAGGTGTCACGATGGATTGTGCTGAGCTTCTGAATAATGGCTTGGACTCCTACTTGAAGAACCTGATTAGGTCATCTGTTGACTTGAAAGGAGCTGATGTTCGAAATGATGCGAGAAGAGGGGCATCATATAAGCAGCAGCATGGCCACGGGAAGCAGATTAACGGTGCTTGGTTGCCGAACGAAGTCCAGATGCAATCGAGCAGTGGACAGTCAGAAGCTTCGCATGATAGCAGAAGTCGCCGCTTGATCTCTGCTGATGATTTCAGGGTAGCCATGCAGCTGAATCCCCAACAGCTTGGGGAGAATTGGCCAGTCCTTCTTGAGAAGATATGTATACGCCCCTCGGAGGAAAATGACTGA